The DNA sequence TTCTTGTATTTATAAATTAAAAGATTATCTTTATAAATAATTATTGAAAGTGGTAATACTATTAAGACAGATAAAATTATTATTCTTTTTATATTTAATTTTATTTTAGAAAAATTGAAAAGAATGAATAGTATTAAAGTCAGAATCAATGAAAGTTGTGCAGACCTACCATCATTAGTAAATACACCAACTAGACATATTATTGATAAAGAAAAGTAAGTAATTTTTTTCTTACCAAGATTTTTTAAATTAAAATAAAAAAGAAGAAAAGTTCCTAAAACTAAATATATTCCAGTAATCATATACCTAAATAAAAATTTAGGATTAAAAGAAGAGCTACCATCCCAAGAAAGAATATTTAAATAAATAAGAAAAGAAAATACTCCATATATACCAAAACTAAGTCCTAATATTTTTATAGCAATTAATGCTTTATCTTTATTTAAACTAGAAAAAATAATAGGCATAATAAAGAAAAAATATTTATGAGAGTTTAATACACTATAAAATTCTTTTTTATTTTCAGACCAAAAATAAGTTATACAAACAAAAATTAAAAAAAGAATCATAAATAAAGTTGGTTTAAATTTAAATAACTCTTTTAATCTTATTAAATAACTTCTATCTTTTTTTATCTCATAAAGCCACCATACAATTAAAATACCCGTAACAATACCTAATTGAGAACCAAAATAAGTAAAAGGTAAAAGAAATACATAAAAATAAATATAATTCTTAAAATTTATAAATTTACTTATATTTTTAGTCAAAAACCACTTCTCCAAAATCATTAATATAACTGTCTAACCTTTTTAACTCTAAATTATTAAACCCATAAAATTTTATTTGATTAGCTTGTGCTGCCTCATAATCATTAATGCTATCTCCAATTAAAATTGTTTCATTTTTTAAATAGTTATTATGATTAATTATATTCTCTACAATAATGTTTTTCTTAATAGGTGATCCATTTATTGTTAAAAAAAAATCTTTTAATTCCAATTTCTCACATAAATAATTTAGCTCATTGTGCTCAGAACCTGAAGCAAT is a window from the Arcobacter sp. LA11 genome containing:
- a CDS encoding O-antigen ligase; this translates as MTKNISKFINFKNYIYFYVFLLPFTYFGSQLGIVTGILIVWWLYEIKKDRSYLIRLKELFKFKPTLFMILFLIFVCITYFWSENKKEFYSVLNSHKYFFFIMPIIFSSLNKDKALIAIKILGLSFGIYGVFSFLIYLNILSWDGSSSFNPKFLFRYMITGIYLVLGTFLLFYFNLKNLGKKKITYFSLSIICLVGVFTNDGRSAQLSLILTLILFILFNFSKIKLNIKRIIILSVLIVLPLSIIIYKDNLLIYKYKKSYEQLKNYDSKNNYMSSTGIRIKMYIEGIDIFLENNILIGVGAGDFKRKFHEKIKKDNIKVGWMYNTIHNIYVEYLIKYGLIGFSLFLFSFIFLFSSFKKSDYLNLFLLTIIPILIVFMFDSILVYKPFNNVFIMIFTLLCVIGNHEQKRIKIE